The proteins below are encoded in one region of Megasphaera vaginalis (ex Bordigoni et al. 2020):
- the pssA gene encoding CDP-diacylglycerol--serine O-phosphatidyltransferase → MKKVIPCCFTSGNLIFGFISIVLTAQGNFFWGGVCILLATLCDACDGRSARYLGVSGEFGKELDSLSDCVSFGAASAFLIYSYALQDLGWIGVVPAALYAALGGLRLARFNLNTTVVHGYFMGMPIPNGGCLFATFVMSGVHISPVLAAIIVLLVGYDLVSEIHHPDFKGQSADVLHVPALVAALVLGAAALYFVDWRLVICMPFALYIVFGLVNTAMNAVSPAR, encoded by the coding sequence ATGAAAAAAGTAATCCCATGCTGCTTTACATCGGGAAATTTGATTTTTGGATTTATCTCTATCGTGCTGACGGCGCAGGGGAATTTTTTCTGGGGCGGCGTTTGTATTTTATTAGCTACGCTCTGCGATGCCTGCGACGGCAGAAGCGCGCGTTATTTGGGGGTCAGCGGTGAATTCGGCAAGGAATTGGACTCCCTGTCGGACTGTGTTTCTTTCGGTGCCGCTTCGGCCTTTTTGATCTATTCCTATGCGCTGCAGGATTTGGGCTGGATCGGGGTCGTTCCGGCGGCTCTTTATGCTGCCTTGGGTGGTCTGCGTCTGGCCCGGTTCAATTTGAATACGACTGTTGTGCACGGTTACTTTATGGGGATGCCGATTCCGAACGGTGGTTGTCTTTTTGCTACTTTTGTCATGTCCGGTGTTCACATTTCGCCTGTTCTGGCTGCTATTATCGTGCTGCTTGTGGGGTATGATCTGGTCAGCGAGATCCATCATCCCGACTTTAAAGGGCAAAGCGCCGATGTGTTGCACGTGCCGGCTCTTGTAGCAGCACTCGTGTTGGGCGCTGCGGCGCTTTATTTTGTTGATTGGCGCTTGGTTATTTGTATGCCTTTCGCACTGTATATTGTTTTCGGTTTAGTCAATACGGCGATGAATGCAGTTTCACCGGCTAGATAG
- a CDS encoding glycosyltransferase family 2 protein: MEHFLDIVMVPIQVIIVFYTLYYFVLAVFGLMKRQEHITAAPRHTFAAVICAHNEEKVVWQLIDNLQELHYPRQMYDIYVVADNCTDHTAAICKEHGATVMTRVNKEEVGKGYAMDWMFNRLLAQEKQYDAFVVFDADNLVHPEFLREMNNHLCKGEQVIQGYMDSKNPTDTWIAGTFSIAFWLINHMWHLAKYNVGLSTALGGTGMCIATDIVRKYGWGCDCLTEDMEFSMKILLEGVRTCWAHDAIIYDEKALGFMQSCRQRKRWAQGQCDCGERFIPKLFARGIRTGNIRMLDGIITLSQPFFMMMSTIYACLAYINAAYIPFYTNILNQLVPVQIWTILAIGQYLIPVIVLLQIKVPLKSWLYLIVYPLFMYSWIPVNFLGFIDRHKMQWSHTLHTRAVSYDSAALLRKENKR, encoded by the coding sequence ATGGAACATTTTCTGGATATCGTCATGGTACCCATACAAGTGATTATTGTTTTCTACACCCTATATTACTTTGTTTTGGCTGTTTTTGGCCTGATGAAGCGGCAAGAGCATATTACGGCAGCGCCGCGGCATACGTTTGCCGCCGTTATTTGCGCTCATAACGAAGAAAAGGTCGTCTGGCAGCTTATCGATAATTTGCAGGAACTTCACTATCCCCGTCAGATGTATGATATTTATGTCGTTGCCGATAATTGTACCGATCACACTGCAGCCATCTGCAAAGAGCACGGCGCAACGGTGATGACTCGTGTCAACAAGGAAGAAGTCGGCAAGGGATATGCTATGGATTGGATGTTTAACCGACTGTTGGCACAGGAAAAGCAATATGATGCGTTTGTTGTTTTTGATGCCGACAACTTGGTTCATCCCGAGTTTTTGCGCGAAATGAACAATCATCTCTGCAAAGGGGAACAGGTCATTCAGGGATATATGGATTCGAAGAATCCTACGGATACGTGGATTGCCGGAACTTTTTCCATCGCATTTTGGCTGATCAATCATATGTGGCATCTGGCAAAATATAATGTCGGCCTTTCCACGGCGCTCGGCGGTACCGGCATGTGCATTGCTACCGATATTGTGCGTAAATACGGCTGGGGCTGCGACTGTCTGACGGAAGACATGGAGTTTTCCATGAAGATTCTGCTTGAAGGCGTACGTACTTGTTGGGCCCATGACGCTATTATTTATGATGAAAAGGCCCTTGGTTTTATGCAGTCCTGCAGACAGCGGAAGCGCTGGGCCCAAGGGCAGTGTGACTGCGGTGAACGGTTTATACCGAAGCTGTTCGCCCGCGGCATCCGTACGGGGAACATTCGGATGTTGGATGGCATTATTACCTTATCACAGCCGTTTTTTATGATGATGTCGACAATATATGCCTGTCTGGCCTATATTAATGCGGCATACATCCCTTTTTACACCAACATTTTGAACCAACTTGTACCGGTACAAATTTGGACTATCTTGGCAATAGGGCAGTATCTTATTCCCGTTATTGTGTTATTGCAGATTAAAGTACCGTTAAAATCGTGGCTTTATTTGATCGTATATCCATTATTCATGTACAGTTGGATTCCTGTTAATTTTTTGGGCTTCATCGACCGGCACAAAATGCAATGGAGCCATACGCTTCATACGCGCGCCGTTTCCTATGACTCGGCGGCGTTGTTGCGAAAAGAGAACAAGAGATAG
- a CDS encoding alanine/glycine:cation symporter family protein gives MNLDMLNAIDSFVWGPPLLFLLIGTGIMLTFRLRGLQITQLPRALKLIFTAKNQGEGDIDSFKALCTALAATVGTGNIVGVATAVHAGGPGAVFWMWMAALIGMATKYAEGCLAVKYRTIDKNGEISGGPMYYIENGLGKKYKPLATLFAFFGVLVAFFGIGTFAQVNAIVEITQLAADVPVTYTAVVLTIVVAAVTIGGLQSIARAASKIVPAMAVIYVLSTLAFLGVFYEQIPAAVAEIIHDAFNPTAAAGGFLGATVLVAMRNGVARGVFSNESGLGSAPIVAAAAKTKWPAEQGLISMTGTFIDTIIICTLTGLVLVISGAWMGDLNGAALTNVAFLQAFPNTGSIILCIGLTLFAFTTILGWNYYGERCVEYLAGVKGIMPYRITFIILVACGAFLKLEVIWVLADIVNGLMAIPNLIALIGLSGVVVAETKAYLAQVKEEEQEENILVDPVDGH, from the coding sequence ATGAATTTGGACATGTTGAATGCGATTGACAGCTTTGTTTGGGGACCGCCGTTGCTTTTTCTGCTTATCGGCACGGGCATTATGCTTACGTTCCGGCTTCGCGGGTTGCAGATCACGCAGTTGCCGCGTGCCTTGAAGTTGATTTTTACGGCGAAAAATCAAGGCGAAGGGGATATCGACAGTTTTAAAGCCTTATGCACAGCGTTGGCTGCTACTGTCGGTACCGGTAATATTGTCGGTGTTGCCACGGCTGTTCATGCCGGCGGCCCCGGCGCCGTATTCTGGATGTGGATGGCCGCGTTGATCGGTATGGCCACTAAATACGCGGAAGGCTGTCTGGCCGTCAAATACAGAACGATCGATAAAAACGGGGAAATTTCCGGCGGCCCTATGTATTATATTGAAAATGGTCTCGGGAAAAAATACAAACCCCTTGCTACGCTTTTTGCTTTTTTCGGCGTACTCGTCGCTTTTTTCGGTATCGGTACTTTTGCCCAGGTCAATGCCATCGTTGAGATCACACAGCTTGCGGCCGACGTTCCCGTCACCTATACGGCCGTCGTACTGACCATTGTCGTAGCCGCCGTAACGATTGGAGGCCTGCAGTCCATTGCCAGAGCGGCTTCAAAGATCGTACCGGCCATGGCAGTTATTTACGTGCTTTCCACCCTTGCTTTTTTAGGTGTTTTTTATGAACAGATTCCGGCGGCCGTTGCCGAAATCATTCATGATGCATTCAATCCGACAGCTGCGGCAGGCGGGTTCCTCGGCGCGACAGTTCTGGTTGCCATGCGCAACGGTGTGGCCCGCGGCGTTTTTTCCAATGAATCCGGGTTGGGCAGCGCTCCGATTGTCGCTGCCGCGGCAAAAACGAAATGGCCTGCGGAACAAGGCTTGATTTCCATGACGGGCACGTTTATTGATACGATTATCATTTGTACGCTTACCGGGCTGGTGCTGGTTATCAGCGGCGCCTGGATGGGGGATCTGAACGGGGCCGCACTGACGAACGTTGCGTTCTTGCAGGCCTTTCCGAATACAGGCAGTATTATTCTCTGTATCGGGTTAACGCTATTTGCGTTTACGACCATTCTCGGCTGGAACTACTATGGTGAACGATGCGTTGAGTATTTGGCCGGCGTCAAGGGTATTATGCCTTATCGTATTACCTTCATTATTCTTGTTGCCTGCGGGGCATTTTTAAAACTGGAAGTTATTTGGGTCTTGGCTGATATCGTGAACGGGTTGATGGCTATTCCGAACCTGATTGCACTCATCGGGCTGAGCGGTGTTGTCGTTGCCGAGACCAAGGCATATCTTGCGCAGGTAAAAGAGGAAGAACAAGAAGAAAATATACTTGTCGATCCCGTTGACGGCCATTGA
- the tatC gene encoding twin-arginine translocase subunit TatC: MMKNTVNDEMPLVDHLQEFRRRLLACLAVVAVTSAIAYAYVDELIALLSEPAGKLYFMNPAEVFFSYLEVAVFTGVLTAFPFIFYELWAFVRPGLRAAERKLLCRLLPAGVFLFYGGLLFSYFLVLPAAVRFFMGFATETLQPMFSLESYLSFFVALVLPFGIVFELPLLLLFLARMGIVSAAMLRQKRRLLIVFAFVFAAVVSPTTDIFTQCMIAVPMILLYEISIVLVKWLIQK, encoded by the coding sequence ATGATGAAAAATACGGTAAATGATGAGATGCCTTTAGTCGATCATCTGCAGGAATTCCGACGCCGGCTCCTGGCTTGTCTGGCCGTCGTTGCCGTAACAAGCGCCATTGCTTACGCTTATGTCGACGAACTGATCGCCTTGCTTTCGGAGCCGGCAGGAAAGCTCTATTTTATGAACCCGGCGGAAGTCTTTTTCTCTTATCTTGAAGTGGCCGTGTTCACCGGTGTGCTGACGGCATTTCCCTTTATTTTCTATGAACTCTGGGCGTTTGTACGTCCCGGACTTCGTGCTGCCGAGCGGAAATTGCTTTGCAGACTGTTGCCGGCAGGCGTCTTTTTGTTTTATGGCGGTCTCCTTTTTTCCTATTTTTTGGTTCTGCCGGCGGCGGTACGTTTTTTTATGGGGTTTGCGACGGAAACGTTGCAGCCTATGTTTTCCCTTGAATCCTATTTATCTTTCTTCGTCGCGTTGGTATTACCCTTTGGTATCGTCTTTGAGTTGCCGTTGTTGCTTCTTTTTCTGGCCAGAATGGGGATTGTTTCGGCGGCAATGTTGCGGCAAAAGCGACGGCTCCTTATCGTTTTCGCCTTCGTTTTTGCCGCTGTCGTATCCCCGACGACGGATATTTTTACACAATGCATGATTGCCGTACCCATGATTCTCCTTTATGAGATCAGTATTGTGTTGGTCAAATGGCTTATACAAAAATAA
- a CDS encoding Na+/H+ antiporter NhaC family protein, which produces MALLTLLLFCSGLLLCLHFDLSILYALSFGYIIFFLYGLHYGCRIRQLLSMTVESLLTVRTVLTVFVLIGMITVSWRACGTIPYIVSLAGDMIRPDLFLIAAFLLNALLSVLIGTSFGTAATMGVICMSAGHVLGVSPLFTGGAVFSGIFFGDRCSPLSTSALVVSSITGTVFYHNLRLMARSAVIPFFVTAALYLLLGRYANTDASVTLQTSSLFEDSFALHSMTLLPAAAVILLSLLRIDVRVTMTVSIVISLCLCALLQHEALLTIIPMLLWGYAAPTAQLAPMMNGGGIIAMAKPAALVALSCSYAGIFRHTDLLRGIKKYIRKGAALVSAYGCTVIVSILTAMIACNQTLASILTKQLCEEIIPDKTRMMLTLEDTIIVIAALIPWSIAAAVPLATLDAPAACLYFAFYLYLQPLCGLIQDRYRNIHG; this is translated from the coding sequence TTGGCTCTGTTGACCTTACTTTTATTCTGCAGCGGACTCCTGCTCTGTCTGCATTTTGATCTGTCCATTCTCTACGCACTGTCATTCGGATATATCATCTTTTTTCTCTATGGTCTCCATTACGGCTGCCGTATCCGGCAACTGCTGTCCATGACTGTAGAAAGCCTGCTGACCGTGCGCACTGTCTTGACGGTATTCGTCTTAATCGGCATGATCACCGTATCATGGCGGGCATGCGGTACGATTCCTTACATCGTTTCTCTCGCCGGGGATATGATAAGACCCGACCTTTTCCTTATCGCCGCTTTTCTCCTCAACGCATTGCTGTCCGTATTGATCGGAACTTCTTTCGGCACGGCGGCAACGATGGGCGTTATTTGCATGTCCGCCGGCCATGTGCTGGGAGTTTCGCCACTCTTTACAGGCGGGGCCGTCTTCAGCGGTATTTTTTTTGGAGACCGCTGTTCGCCGCTGTCAACGAGCGCCCTCGTCGTTTCCTCCATTACGGGAACCGTTTTTTATCATAATCTTCGTCTCATGGCTCGCAGCGCTGTCATTCCTTTTTTCGTGACCGCCGCACTGTATTTGCTGCTGGGACGATACGCCAATACGGATGCGTCCGTCACCTTACAAACGTCATCGCTGTTTGAAGATTCATTTGCCCTGCATAGTATGACGTTGCTGCCGGCTGCCGCCGTCATCCTTCTTTCCCTCTTACGGATTGATGTTCGTGTAACGATGACGGTCAGCATCGTAATCAGTCTGTGTCTCTGCGCGCTGCTGCAACATGAAGCGCTTCTCACGATCATCCCGATGCTGTTATGGGGCTATGCCGCACCGACAGCGCAGTTGGCCCCGATGATGAACGGCGGCGGTATAATTGCCATGGCAAAACCCGCCGCCCTGGTGGCCTTATCCTGTTCGTATGCCGGTATTTTTCGGCATACCGATCTGCTCCGTGGGATAAAGAAATACATCCGCAAAGGAGCCGCACTGGTATCGGCCTACGGCTGTACTGTAATCGTTTCGATCCTGACTGCCATGATCGCCTGCAACCAGACCCTCGCCTCTATCCTGACAAAGCAACTGTGCGAAGAGATTATTCCCGATAAAACACGAATGATGCTGACCTTGGAAGACACGATCATCGTAATTGCCGCCCTCATCCCCTGGAGCATCGCTGCCGCCGTACCGCTGGCAACGCTGGATGCTCCTGCTGCCTGCCTGTACTTCGCTTTTTATTTATATCTGCAGCCCCTATGCGGTTTGATACAAGATCGGTACCGCAATATACACGGTTAA
- a CDS encoding nitroreductase family protein — MKEIFERRSVRKFLPTPVEDAKIEALLRAGMAAPSAGNQQPWEFYVVRDKRVLQTLSHISPYAGCAAKAPAAIVVCSRDENLRFPAFIGLDLSACVENILIEAVYQGLGAVWLGVTPYKAREANVRRAIMLPQGYTAFAIVSFGYANDNKDGRGGEDRYDASRVHYV, encoded by the coding sequence ATGAAGGAAATTTTTGAAAGACGGAGCGTGCGGAAATTTTTACCGACTCCGGTGGAAGATGCGAAAATTGAAGCCTTGCTTCGCGCCGGTATGGCAGCCCCTTCTGCGGGCAATCAGCAGCCGTGGGAATTTTATGTCGTACGTGACAAGCGCGTTTTACAGACTTTATCTCATATCAGTCCGTATGCGGGTTGCGCAGCGAAAGCGCCGGCTGCGATCGTCGTCTGCAGCCGTGATGAAAATCTTCGTTTTCCGGCGTTTATCGGATTGGATCTGAGCGCTTGTGTGGAAAATATACTCATTGAAGCGGTATATCAGGGCTTAGGCGCCGTTTGGCTCGGGGTCACACCGTATAAGGCCCGTGAAGCCAATGTGCGGCGTGCCATCATGTTGCCTCAGGGATATACGGCGTTTGCCATCGTCTCCTTCGGGTATGCCAACGATAATAAAGACGGTCGCGGCGGTGAAGACCGCTACGACGCTTCCCGCGTTCACTATGTATGA
- a CDS encoding phosphatidylserine decarboxylase, translated as MTKPYIIEDGYVFIAVPLILAVLAGMFLNLYVAAVPALLAVYFTYFFRNPKRCVPRDESALVSPADGKVMSVEEVEDDLYLNARCRKIVIFLSIFDAHVNRTPLAGTIKFQQYTCGRFRPAYKDGVGFENERYSLGIENERTRILVTLIAGVLARRVVSWVTLGDTLLHGQLYGMIKFGSCIEVFVEDNVDIYVKKGDFVRGGETIIGRIVE; from the coding sequence ATGACGAAGCCCTATATTATTGAAGACGGCTATGTCTTTATTGCAGTTCCCCTGATTCTGGCGGTATTGGCCGGTATGTTTCTGAATCTCTATGTCGCGGCGGTACCGGCGCTTCTTGCCGTCTATTTCACCTATTTTTTTCGCAATCCGAAGCGGTGCGTTCCTCGTGACGAGTCGGCGCTGGTGTCGCCGGCAGATGGCAAGGTGATGAGCGTGGAAGAGGTGGAGGACGACCTGTATTTAAATGCGCGATGCCGGAAAATAGTCATATTTCTTTCCATTTTTGACGCTCATGTCAATCGGACGCCTTTGGCCGGAACCATCAAGTTCCAGCAATATACGTGCGGCCGTTTTCGGCCTGCTTATAAGGATGGCGTCGGGTTTGAGAATGAACGGTATTCTCTCGGCATCGAAAATGAACGAACCCGCATTTTGGTTACCCTTATTGCCGGCGTTTTGGCGCGGCGCGTCGTTTCCTGGGTCACATTGGGCGATACGCTGCTTCACGGTCAACTTTACGGCATGATCAAATTCGGTTCCTGCATTGAAGTTTTTGTAGAAGATAACGTCGACATCTATGTCAAAAAGGGCGATTTTGTTCGTGGCGGAGAAACGATCATAGGGAGGATTGTAGAATGA
- a CDS encoding twin-arginine translocase TatA/TatE family subunit — translation MFNIGMSEMVVVLIVALLVFGPQRLPEIAKILGKSFTEFRRAGREVMEAAEKMQDMADETKHTAKEAITIDAEIMTEEKERIAGSAQKEGSHDEKYGK, via the coding sequence ATGTTTAATATCGGAATGAGTGAAATGGTCGTTGTATTGATTGTGGCATTACTGGTTTTCGGTCCGCAGCGGCTGCCGGAAATAGCCAAAATTTTAGGAAAGAGTTTTACGGAATTTCGCCGTGCCGGACGGGAAGTGATGGAGGCTGCCGAAAAAATGCAGGATATGGCAGACGAAACGAAGCATACGGCTAAAGAAGCGATCACGATTGATGCTGAAATCATGACGGAGGAGAAGGAACGTATCGCGGGAAGCGCGCAGAAAGAAGGGAGCCATGATGAAAAATACGGTAAATGA
- the surE gene encoding 5'/3'-nucleotidase SurE translates to MHILLTNDDGLQARGLQVLKRELAAFAEQITVVAPTGQRSAASHSMTINRDLYCREAEQTLPHVREIAVSGTPVDCVKMAMEYFLVDKYPNLIISGINDGYNLGSDVLYSGTVSAAMEGPYYQVPAMAVSMRDMTDERCTQTARLVIAVIESVFVKGNFPGVLNVNIPPSGEISLKNARVVPQTVQIYHNIIAEKEDIDGSACYRIVGDIDMETAPENTDVACIRQGHVALTPLRWQQTAFAVMDTIREYIS, encoded by the coding sequence ATGCATATTCTTTTGACAAATGATGACGGCCTGCAGGCCAGGGGGTTGCAAGTCCTGAAACGGGAGTTGGCGGCTTTTGCCGAACAAATCACTGTGGTGGCGCCGACGGGGCAGCGCAGTGCGGCATCTCATTCGATGACCATCAATAGGGATTTGTACTGTCGGGAAGCAGAGCAGACGCTGCCGCATGTGCGCGAAATCGCAGTCAGCGGCACGCCCGTCGATTGCGTAAAGATGGCGATGGAGTATTTTTTAGTCGACAAGTACCCGAATCTGATTATTTCCGGCATCAATGACGGGTATAATCTGGGCAGTGACGTCCTTTATTCGGGAACTGTTTCGGCAGCGATGGAAGGACCCTATTACCAGGTGCCGGCAATGGCGGTTTCCATGCGGGATATGACGGATGAGCGTTGTACGCAGACGGCTCGTCTGGTTATTGCGGTCATTGAATCCGTCTTTGTAAAGGGGAATTTTCCCGGCGTTCTCAACGTAAATATTCCCCCTTCAGGAGAAATTTCCTTGAAGAATGCCCGCGTTGTACCGCAAACGGTACAGATATATCATAATATCATTGCGGAAAAAGAGGATATCGACGGCAGCGCTTGTTATCGCATTGTCGGTGACATCGACATGGAGACGGCTCCGGAAAATACCGATGTGGCTTGTATCCGCCAAGGTCATGTGGCTCTTACGCCGTTGCGGTGGCAGCAGACGGCTTTTGCCGTTATGGATACGATCAGAGAATATATTTCCTGA